The following proteins are co-located in the Limanda limanda chromosome 5, fLimLim1.1, whole genome shotgun sequence genome:
- the p2rx4b gene encoding P2X purinoceptor 4b, translating into MSRTASWCQNCLHYAFDYETPKTLVIPHFGVGFVFRLIQLLVVLYVVGYVCVVQKAYQETDSVISSVTTKVKGFAFTNTSDMDPLFWDVADYIIPPQGEHSFFVLTNMVMTSKQMQTRCPELPGPSTTCVDDCDCIPELNDPRGSGIQTGLCVNYSSTVQTCEVLSWCPLEIDTKLPEPALLAAAENFTVLIKNSITYPKFKFHRRNILPHINSSYLKRCEFSHSTDPDCPIFRLKDIVSEAGEDFQDVALKGGVIGIIIDWSCDLDFWAGMCYPKYSFRRLDDKHPVRNVAPGYNFRFAKYYKTPDGEDTRTLIKAYGIRFDVIVFGTAGKFGIVPTIVNLGAALSFLSLVPMVCDWFMLTCTRKKDLYSRHKITHLSDDAEAESISMGTAYGTQ; encoded by the exons ATGAGCAGGACTGCGAGCTGGTGCCAGAACTGTCTGCATTACGCGTTTGATTATGAAACACCAAAAACTCTGGTTATTCCACACTTCGGGGTGGGATTTGTGTTCAGGCTCATCCAGCTCCTGGTGGTGCTGTATGTGGTGGG gtatgtgtgtgtagtgcaGAAAGCCTACCAGGAGACCGACTCCGTCATCAGTAGTGTCACCACCAAAGTGAAAGGTTTTGCCTTCACCAACACGTCTGACATGGATCCTCTTTTCTGGGATGTAGCTGACTATATAATCCCTCCTCAG GGTGAGCACTCCTTCTTCGTGTTGACGAATATGGTCATGACctcaaaacaaatgcaaacacgtTGTCCTGAG cttccAGGTCCATCAACGACCTGCGTGGATGATTGTGACTGTATCCCGGAACTAAATGATCCTCGGGGGAGCG gtATACAAACAGGACTATGTGTCAACTATTCCTCCACTGTCCAGACGTGTGAAGTGCTCTCATGGTGTCCTCTTGAAATAGACACTAAACTGCCaga GCCTGCCCTGCTGGCTGCAGCAGAGAACTTCACCGTGTTGATTAAAAACAGCATCACATACCCCAAGTTCAAATTTCACAG aAGAAACATTCTGCCACACATCAACTCCTCGTACCTGAAGAGGTGTGAGTTCAGTCATTCAACAGACCCGGACTGCCCCATATTCCGCCTCAAAGACATTGTGTCAGAGGCTGGAGAGGATTTTCAAGACGTGGCTCTGAAG GGTGGCGTCATTGGTATTATTATTGACTGGAGCTGTGACCTGGACTTTTGGGCAGGGATGTGTTACCCCAAGTACAGCTTCCGCAGACTAGATGACAAACACCCTGTCAGAAATGTGGCCCCTGGATACAACTTCAG GTTTGCCAAATATTACAAAACTCCAGATGGAGAGGACACCAGGACCTTGATTAAAGCATATGGGATCCGGTTTGACGTCATTGTATTTGGAACA GCCGGGAAATTTGGAATTGTTCCAACTATAGTGAACTTGGGTGCAGCCTTGTCCTTCCTCAGTTTG GTTCCCATGGTTTGTGACTGGTTCATGTTGACATGCACGAGGAAAAAAGATCTTTACAGTCGACATAAAATCACACATCTGAGTGATGATGCTGAGGCTGAATCG ATCTCAATGGGCACCGCCTACGGAACTCAGTAA
- the gucd1 gene encoding protein GUCD1: MTEDAILLNVPVIRQLYHWDCGLACSRMVLKYLHPVDDEGFQRACWELKLTESVWTIDLAYLMGHLGIKHCFCTQTLGVDKGFKNQSFYKKHFDTEEDRVNELFLNAESKGVVVSKCSVTIEEIQSHLEQGHVAIVLVNAVVLTCELCSSPVKYCCFLPVGQKCFCRKPEYQGHFVVACGFNRTTGCIYYNNPAYSDRVCCTSVTNFEEARRSYGTDEDILLIFKES, translated from the exons atgacag AGGATGCCATCCTGCTGAATGTACCGGTCATTCGGCAGCTGTACCACTGGGACTGTGGGTTAGCCTGCTCCAGGATGGTTCTGAA GTACCTCCACCCGGTCGACGACGAGGGGTTTCAGAGAGCATGCTGGGAGCTGAAGCTCACAGAGAGTGTGTGGACCATTGACCTGGCGTACCTCATGGGCCATCTAGGAATCAAACACTGCTTTTGCACACAGACTCTGGGCGTTGATAAGGGTTTTAAGAATCAG TCCTTCTATAAGAAGCATTTTGACACCGAAGAAGACCGAGTGAACGAGCTCTTCTTAAATGCAGAGAGCAAAGGTGTGGTGGTGAGCAAATG TTCAGTAACCATTGAGGAAATCCAGTCCCATCTGGAGCAGGGCCACGTTGCCATAGTGCTGGTGAACGCTGTCGTCTTGACATGTGAGCTGTGCTCCTCGCCTGTCAAATATTGTTGCTTCCTGCCCGTGGGTCAGAAGTGTTTCTGCAGGAAGCCAGAGTACCAGGGTCACTTTGTGGTAGCGTGCGGCTTCAACAGGACCACAGGCTGCATTTACTACAACAACCCTGCGTATTCTGACA GGGTGTGCTGCACCAGCGTCACTAACTTCGAGGAGGCTCGGCGAAGCTACGGGACAGATGAAGATATCCTGTTGATCTTTAAGGAGAGTTGA